GCAAAAAGAGCAGTCCTGGCTGATATGCGCATGTCATTGTTGCTACAGTTGTCATGATGATACTTTCCATAACGCATCATGAGGATGCTGGCAGCCTGCGACTGTCGACAGTCAATCACCAACACTATATCCTACACTTTAGGTTTCATACCAGCCGAGTTGCACATGCTGAATAATATCACGACCGAAGAATCTTCCCGTTACCTGCGTGGAACGCGTGTTCCCACCCTCCTGTTCCGAAACAGCAGTGATGCATCCCGACATGTTGCTCTGATGATTGAAAGCCTGATCAGGCAGAACAATTCAGCAGGCCGATCAACGGTTCTGGGCCTGGCTACTGGCTCAACGCCTGTCGGCCTGTATCGCGAACTCATCAAGCGGCATCGCGAAAGCCAGCTTGATTTCAGCCGTGTGGTTACGTTCAATCTCGATGAATACTATCCGATGGAACCGGAGGACACGCACAGCTACCATGCCTGGATGCACGCCAATTTCTTTCAACATGTCAACATTCGCCCTGAGAATATTCATATCCCCGATGGCACCATCCCTCCAGACAAAGTGGATGAGTACTGTGATCGCTACGAAGGCATGATCAAGCGGGCCGGCGGAATCGACATTCAGATTCTGGGCATTGGCCGTTCAGGGCATATTGGGTTCAACGAACCAGGCTCGACCGATACCAGCCGCACTCGACTGATTTCGCTCGATACCGTAACCCGCCGTGATGCCGCCAGCGGATTCTTCGGCATCGAAAACGTTCCGCACCAGGCCATCACGATGGGGGTGGGCACCATTCTGGAAGCTCGGCAGATTGTTTTGCTGGCGTTCGGCGAACACAAAGCTCCCATCCTCAAGCCCGCTGTAGAAATGCCACCTACCCCTGCGGTCACCGCCAGCTTTCTGCAGGAACACAATGATGTCACGTTCTGCCTGGATGAGGCAGCAGCCAATGAACTCACCGCGGTTCGCACTCCCTGGGTCGTTGGCCAGGTGCAATGGTCGCCACAAAATATCCGCCGTGCTGTGGTCTGGCTGTCGCTGGAGTCAAAGAAACCCTTACTGCTTCTGACGGATGAAGACTTCCGTAATCATGAACTCTATAGTCTGCTTCGTGATCATGGACCTGGCCAGAAGCTGGCCCGCCGCGTCTTCGAAGAGATGGCTACCACCATCTGCTATGACCCCGGCACAAGCCTGAAATGCAGCACCAGCGAAATTACACCAGCCCCCAGCACCACGAAAAAGAAGGTCCTTTGCTTCAGCCCTCACCCGGATGATGATGTCATCAGTATGGGTGGCACTCTGATTCACCTGGTCGGGCATGGCCACGAAGTGCATGTTGCCTACATGACCAGTGGCAACATTGCCGTGTTTGATCATGATGCCCTGCGCTTTGCTGACTTTATCGCAGAGTTCAACAAGCATGCCGGTATCGATCCAGGCAAGTCCAAGCAGGTGACCGATCGCATCAGCGAACTTCTAACTACCAAGAAACCAGGCCAACGCGACAGTGCAGAAGTGCTCTTCATCAAAGGCCTGATCCGTTCGACCGAGGCTCGTGCAGCAGCCTTGACTGTAGGTATTCCACCTGAACGGCTCCATTTCATGGACATGCCTTTCTATCGCACCGGCACTATTGCCAAGATGCCCATCGGCCCGGAAGACGTCAAAGTCACCGCCGATTTGATTCGATCCATCAATCCGGGGCAAATCTATATGGCAGGTGATTTGTCCGATCCACATGGCACGCACCGATTGTGTGCTGACGCCATTCTGGCTGCTGTGGCGGAACTGCAGAAGGAAGGATTAAACCCCGAAGTCTGGCTCTATCGTGGCGCCTGGCAGGAGTGGGAGCCACACGAAGTAGATCGCGTGGTACCCATTAACCCCGAAGACATGGAACTCAAGAAGCAGTCGATCTTCAAGCATCAATCGCAGAAAGACCGCGCCATGTTCCCCGGCGGCACTGATGAACGCGAATTCTGGCAACGAGCTGAACAACGCAATCGACACACCGCAGCGCTGTACGATCAACTCGGCTTGCCCCAGTTCTATGCACTGGAAGGCCTGGTCATGTGGCGAGGTGAAGGACTTTAAACAAATGAAGTTATACTGGTCGGGTGCATGCTTTGCGTAGACTTACGCTAGCCGTGCCAATTCACCGAACAGTTACTTTTACCGGTTTCTTACTTCACCAGGCTCCTGAAATAATTCAGCGTTTGCGACAGGCCTGTTGCACGGTCTACCTTCGGCTCCCAGCCCAGCAGCTTGCGGGCCAAGCTGATATCCGGCTGGCGTACCTTGGGATCATCGACCGGCAACGGCCGATAAATGATCTCGCACTTTTCGCCAACGAGTTTCATGATCTCCTGGGCAAACTGCAGAATGGTGATCTCCGCTGGATTCCCCAGATTCACCGGTTCGTGATAATCGACGTTGAGCAGCCTGACAATTCCTTCGACCAGGTCATCCACGTAACAGAAGCTTCGAGTTTGCCCACCATCACCATAGACCGTTAATGGCTCGCCTCGCAGCGCCTGGCCCATGAAGTTGGGCAGCACACGGCCATCATCCAGCCGCATGCGCGGTCCGTAAGTATTGAAAATACGAATGATGCGCGTGTCAACACGATGTGCCCGGTGGTAAGCCATCGTCATCGCTTCGGCAAAGCGTTTGGCCTCATCATAAACGCCACGAATACCAATGGGGTTGACGTGGCCCCAGTAATCTTCGGTTTGCGGATGCACCTGCGGGTCGCCATATACTTCACTCGTGCTAGCGATGAGAAATCGGGCATTCTTGGCTTTCGCCAACCCCAGGGTATTGTGAGTGCCCAATGAACCCACCTTCAAAGTCTGAATCGGATATTTCAAGTAATCAATCGGGCTGGCTGGCGAGGCGAAATGCAGCACGATATCTACCGGGCCATCAATATTGATCTCTTTGGAAACATCGTGATGGACAAAACTGAACTTGGGATTCTTCCGTAAAGGAGCTATATTCCCCTCGGCACCCGTGATCAGATTATCGATTGCGATAACTTCATGCCCCTCTCCCAGAAAACGCTCGCTCAAATGAGAACCAATAAAGCCCGCTCCACCTGTAATAACTACTCTCACGTTGACCTCATCTCGATACGGTTAAACCCATAACAACTCTGTTTTAGGAAACATAGCATATCAACCAAGAGTTATTTACCTCATGTGAAAATGTTGTGTGGATTTAGTGTAGTTGCTATCGGATTGATATTCGCCAATGTAGAACACTCCTCGTCGATCATCATGTCACAGGAGGCTGCACAATGTGTCGTCATACAAGGCGAACTGCGTTTACACTGATTGAACTGCTGGTGGTCATTGCCATCATTGCCCTACACATGGCGTTATTGCTGCCAGCCATTCAGAAAGTGCGTGCTGCAGCAGATAAAATGCTGTGTGCCAGCAATTTGCGGCAACTGGCAACCGCTGCCCACAATTACCATAACGATTATAACAAATTACCCCCTGGTTTGAACTTGCCCATTTCAACACAGTCAGGCGCCATTTTCCCAACCAATCCATTGGTCACCTCCGGCAAGGTTCAGCAACCTCCCTTCCCTGGCATGTTTGCTTCGTTCTTTGAACTGCTACTGCCCTATGTGGAACAAGATAACCTTCAAAAGAACCTGAACCTGACTCAGCGGGAATATGCCAATACGCTTGGACCAACTTCTACTGGTGCCCAGGTAGTGAAAATCTTCCTCTGCCCTTCCTCTGCCATGAAAGATCGTGTGGTTACCTACACCACCGGCGGCAACACCTATTACTTTGGAATGAACAGCTACGGCGCCAATGGAGGCACGCGTTCCTGGTTTATCACCAACATGACAACGGACGGCGTCTTCTGGATCAACAGCAAAGTCAGCCTTTCACAATTGACCACGATGGATGGAACGAGCAACACGTTCATGTTTGGTGAACGCCATCACTGGGATCCTGTCTACACTGCCATGGACGGCCTGGGTGGCTGGGCCTGGGCAAATTACCTTGCTCCACAGGATTATATCCTCAGCACTCCGGTACCAGTCAATTACACCATCCCACCAGGTACACCATTAACCTTTGCTGTGCAGGATAATCGTATTTCGGCGTTTGGAAGTGCCCATCCCGGTGGAGCCAATTTCGTCTTCTGCGATGGTTCCACCCGTTTCATCTCGCTGACCAACAATGCAGACTTGCCTGTTCTACAAGCCCTCTCCACTCGCCGTGGTGGTGAAATCATCAGTATTGATCAGTAGCAGGCTCTGGCTTTCTCTCTTCTTCCCTGGTGGGAGAGGGGTTGGGGGTGAGGGCGTTCTTTGTGCTTCGAGCACTACTCAGGAAATGTCTCTTCATGATACATAACTCTCGTTTCTGTCTGGTATCTGGATTTCTCGTGTTGCTGCTCGGTTGCTCAGGCAAGCCCATTCCACAATTCGTAGTTACCGAAGGCACATTGATGCTGGATGGCAAACCGTTGCCGCTGGCGCTAGTTGAGTTCATGCCCGATGTCAAGAACTTCGGTGCAGAAGTCAATTCAACTGCCGTTACCGATGCCAATGGCAAATTCGTTATGATTTGCGGTAATACACTGGGCGCCATGGTGGCAACGCATCGTGTTGTGATTAACGAAGGCCCGCCACCGGCTGGTACGCGTGGGCAGGATGCTGAAAGTCAGACCAAGCTGGCTGAGTACACCAGCAAGCTGACCAATCGTCCTATCCCGGCTAATTACGGCAACTTTTCTTCCACGCCTTTGAGAGTGGAAATCACGGCTGAAAAACGCGATCACATTC
The Planctomycetia bacterium genome window above contains:
- the nagB gene encoding glucosamine-6-phosphate deaminase, translated to MLNNITTEESSRYLRGTRVPTLLFRNSSDASRHVALMIESLIRQNNSAGRSTVLGLATGSTPVGLYRELIKRHRESQLDFSRVVTFNLDEYYPMEPEDTHSYHAWMHANFFQHVNIRPENIHIPDGTIPPDKVDEYCDRYEGMIKRAGGIDIQILGIGRSGHIGFNEPGSTDTSRTRLISLDTVTRRDAASGFFGIENVPHQAITMGVGTILEARQIVLLAFGEHKAPILKPAVEMPPTPAVTASFLQEHNDVTFCLDEAAANELTAVRTPWVVGQVQWSPQNIRRAVVWLSLESKKPLLLLTDEDFRNHELYSLLRDHGPGQKLARRVFEEMATTICYDPGTSLKCSTSEITPAPSTTKKKVLCFSPHPDDDVISMGGTLIHLVGHGHEVHVAYMTSGNIAVFDHDALRFADFIAEFNKHAGIDPGKSKQVTDRISELLTTKKPGQRDSAEVLFIKGLIRSTEARAAALTVGIPPERLHFMDMPFYRTGTIAKMPIGPEDVKVTADLIRSINPGQIYMAGDLSDPHGTHRLCADAILAAVAELQKEGLNPEVWLYRGAWQEWEPHEVDRVVPINPEDMELKKQSIFKHQSQKDRAMFPGGTDEREFWQRAEQRNRHTAALYDQLGLPQFYALEGLVMWRGEGL
- a CDS encoding SDR family oxidoreductase yields the protein MRVVITGGAGFIGSHLSERFLGEGHEVIAIDNLITGAEGNIAPLRKNPKFSFVHHDVSKEINIDGPVDIVLHFASPASPIDYLKYPIQTLKVGSLGTHNTLGLAKAKNARFLIASTSEVYGDPQVHPQTEDYWGHVNPIGIRGVYDEAKRFAEAMTMAYHRAHRVDTRIIRIFNTYGPRMRLDDGRVLPNFMGQALRGEPLTVYGDGGQTRSFCYVDDLVEGIVRLLNVDYHEPVNLGNPAEITILQFAQEIMKLVGEKCEIIYRPLPVDDPKVRQPDISLARKLLGWEPKVDRATGLSQTLNYFRSLVK
- a CDS encoding DUF1559 domain-containing protein: MCRHTRRTAFTLIELLVVIAIIALHMALLLPAIQKVRAAADKMLCASNLRQLATAAHNYHNDYNKLPPGLNLPISTQSGAIFPTNPLVTSGKVQQPPFPGMFASFFELLLPYVEQDNLQKNLNLTQREYANTLGPTSTGAQVVKIFLCPSSAMKDRVVTYTTGGNTYYFGMNSYGANGGTRSWFITNMTTDGVFWINSKVSLSQLTTMDGTSNTFMFGERHHWDPVYTAMDGLGGWAWANYLAPQDYILSTPVPVNYTIPPGTPLTFAVQDNRISAFGSAHPGGANFVFCDGSTRFISLTNNADLPVLQALSTRRGGEIISIDQ